From a single Paraburkholderia edwinii genomic region:
- the fliD gene encoding flagellar filament capping protein FliD — protein MSTSSVTSAAAKAAQDAATAVQQAAQSLISSSTGSTVDVNSLVSALATAKTAGPAALITAQAGEDEAQISSLATLSAAMSGLQAAIGPFLSGNALSSTTATLSGAGITAKTASGASGATYQINTTQFAQSQSITSGSFSQADSAAMGSGTLVISLGSGSTAKSFQVTVDPSNDSLQDIANDINSESGNPGVKALVINGANGQSLSLQSTSTGSSSMISVDVQNATSSTSPISQLEVTSSVTTDSSAPVGSSTVSSPSGGWTQSQAAQDARLTINNQLVTSSTNTISGAIPGVTLTLDPTNAKAIGQQTLTVAPDHGSVESELSSFVTAYNAVINQLNSLAAPNVAGTSGTGGTLLGDEMINQIGASLSGIAGGAVSSGGIAGTLASLGISLQVDTATNPQPFAQLQIDADANSPTLDDAVTNNPALISALFNDTNGIAQQLDSMLTAYTSPDKGIIQSRTDALTADITSLSKQQDDLDDYKAVLMSQYNDQFTALDTLMAQAQTNQNYLTALFGGSNSSGALAQNNN, from the coding sequence ATGTCGACCTCATCCGTTACCTCCGCAGCCGCAAAAGCCGCGCAAGACGCCGCTACCGCAGTTCAGCAGGCCGCCCAATCGCTGATTTCCTCCTCGACCGGCAGCACGGTGGACGTCAACTCGCTCGTATCCGCGCTGGCGACAGCGAAAACCGCAGGCCCGGCCGCATTGATTACTGCGCAGGCTGGAGAGGACGAGGCTCAGATCAGCAGCCTCGCGACGCTGTCGGCCGCCATGTCCGGACTGCAGGCGGCAATCGGGCCGTTTCTGAGCGGCAACGCACTTTCATCGACCACGGCCACGCTAAGCGGCGCCGGGATTACGGCAAAGACCGCTAGCGGTGCATCGGGCGCCACCTATCAGATCAACACGACGCAGTTCGCGCAGTCGCAGTCGATCACGTCGGGTTCGTTCTCTCAGGCGGACTCGGCTGCAATGGGCTCGGGGACGCTGGTCATCTCCTTAGGCAGCGGATCGACCGCGAAATCGTTTCAGGTCACCGTCGACCCGTCGAACGACAGCCTTCAGGACATTGCAAACGACATCAATTCGGAGTCCGGCAATCCCGGCGTCAAGGCACTGGTGATCAATGGCGCCAACGGCCAGTCGCTCAGCTTGCAGTCCACATCGACCGGCTCATCAAGCATGATCAGCGTCGACGTGCAAAATGCGACCAGCAGTACCAGCCCGATCAGTCAGCTTGAAGTCACTTCGTCCGTCACCACCGATTCGAGTGCACCGGTTGGCTCGTCGACGGTCTCTTCTCCGTCCGGCGGCTGGACGCAATCGCAGGCTGCGCAGGACGCGCGCCTGACCATTAACAATCAGCTCGTCACGAGTTCGACGAACACCATTTCGGGCGCGATTCCCGGCGTAACACTGACGCTCGATCCGACCAATGCTAAAGCCATCGGCCAGCAAACACTGACCGTCGCACCGGACCACGGTTCGGTTGAGAGTGAACTGTCCTCGTTCGTCACGGCTTATAACGCGGTAATCAATCAGTTGAACTCGCTTGCCGCGCCGAACGTTGCGGGCACGTCCGGCACTGGCGGCACGTTGCTAGGCGACGAAATGATCAACCAGATCGGCGCGTCGCTTAGCGGCATTGCGGGCGGCGCGGTATCGAGCGGCGGCATCGCGGGCACCCTCGCTTCGCTAGGCATTTCGTTGCAAGTCGACACGGCTACGAATCCCCAGCCGTTTGCCCAGCTCCAGATCGACGCGGATGCTAACAGCCCCACGCTCGACGACGCAGTGACAAACAACCCCGCGCTGATTAGTGCGCTGTTCAATGACACCAACGGGATCGCTCAGCAACTCGACTCGATGTTGACCGCGTACACGTCCCCCGACAAGGGCATTATCCAGTCGCGCACGGACGCACTCACCGCCGATATCACCAGCCTGTCGAAACAGCAGGACGATCTGGACGACTACAAGGCGGTGCTGATGTCGCAGTACAACGATCAGTTCACCGCACTCGATACGCTGATGGCACAGGCGCAAACGAACCAGAACTACCTCACGGCCCTGTTCGGCGGCAGCAACAGCAGCGGCGCCCTGGCCCAGAACAACAACTAG
- a CDS encoding flagellin has product MDINTNIPSLIAQQNLNANNSSLNTAIQRLSSGKRINSAADDAAGLAVVTTMTTQENGLNQGIQNANNGVTLVQTIGSALSSMTSSLQRIYQLANEALQGTLTPANQQALQKEVEEQTQEINRLASTTQYNGLTLLNGAAGVLQVQVGADVGQTVAIDLSQGVSAASLGGGVVQSGITLGTVTGLNLNANGSEASGAGAITEIHIISDGNGGFTFEDQNDAAISTTASSALFTVTTTNGISSLSLNSLGSDSLLPTNDLASINAAITANAATASEDTVFGKISGIDLDASTGLNATAGASNVVTTVSVESDGKGGVKYVDQNGTQLSSGATAGLFNTAAGGTISFANAPASTIGSTQAGVQPAGSVLGEINQLNVPSTVSQIDVSTSEGANNAINSVQNALATIANMQASLGAVQNRFTAIAQTQQAQSTDLATAASGYMDADFAQETANLSKTQVLVQASISVVAQANALPQQVLKLLQ; this is encoded by the coding sequence ATGGATATCAACACCAATATTCCCTCGCTTATCGCCCAGCAGAACCTGAACGCCAATAACAGCAGCCTGAACACAGCAATTCAGCGCCTGTCGTCGGGTAAGCGCATCAACAGCGCGGCAGACGATGCGGCTGGCCTGGCCGTCGTCACGACCATGACGACGCAGGAAAATGGCCTGAACCAGGGTATTCAGAATGCCAATAACGGCGTGACACTGGTGCAGACAATCGGCTCTGCGTTGAGCAGCATGACAAGCAGCTTGCAGCGCATCTACCAGCTGGCAAACGAGGCATTGCAAGGCACGTTGACGCCGGCTAACCAGCAAGCGCTGCAAAAGGAAGTGGAGGAGCAAACTCAGGAAATCAACCGGCTTGCTTCGACAACGCAATACAACGGTCTCACCCTGCTAAACGGCGCGGCCGGTGTCCTGCAAGTGCAGGTCGGTGCGGACGTTGGTCAAACCGTGGCGATCGATCTGAGCCAAGGGGTATCTGCGGCATCGCTCGGCGGCGGCGTCGTTCAGTCGGGCATCACGCTTGGCACAGTGACGGGCCTGAACCTTAACGCGAATGGCTCGGAAGCGAGCGGCGCAGGCGCGATAACGGAAATCCACATCATCTCGGACGGTAACGGTGGATTCACGTTCGAGGACCAGAACGACGCCGCTATCTCGACGACAGCGTCGTCCGCACTCTTTACGGTCACGACGACCAACGGCATTTCATCGCTGTCGCTAAACTCGTTGGGGTCGGATTCACTCCTGCCTACCAACGACCTCGCCTCCATCAACGCCGCGATCACCGCCAACGCAGCAACGGCTTCGGAAGATACCGTGTTCGGCAAGATTTCGGGCATCGACCTCGACGCTTCGACCGGCCTGAATGCAACGGCGGGCGCTTCGAACGTCGTTACAACCGTCAGCGTCGAATCGGATGGCAAGGGCGGCGTCAAGTACGTTGATCAGAACGGTACCCAGCTGAGCTCGGGCGCGACCGCGGGTCTCTTTAACACGGCAGCCGGCGGTACGATTTCGTTCGCCAACGCGCCGGCCAGCACCATCGGCTCGACCCAGGCGGGTGTACAACCGGCGGGCAGCGTGCTTGGGGAAATCAACCAGCTGAATGTGCCGAGCACCGTATCGCAGATCGACGTCAGCACGTCCGAAGGTGCCAATAACGCGATCAATTCCGTCCAGAACGCACTCGCAACGATCGCGAACATGCAGGCGTCGCTCGGCGCTGTGCAAAATCGCTTCACCGCGATTGCGCAAACGCAGCAGGCCCAATCGACCGACCTCGCAACGGCGGCGTCGGGTTACATGGACGCCGACTTCGCGCAAGAAACGGCTAATTTGAGCAAGACGCAAGTGCTGGTTCAAGCTTCTATCTCGGTCGTCGCGCAAGCGAATGCATTGCCGCAACAAGTGCTGAAGCTGTTGCAGTGA